In Patulibacter sp. SYSU D01012, a single window of DNA contains:
- a CDS encoding SDR family oxidoreductase has translation MGKSVEGKVVLITGAARGIGAETARVLARRGARLSLVGMEPDRLRALADELNATGRGGHVWFEADVTDQEAVDAAVAGTVDALGGIDVVMANAGIANNGTVRINPADALVRTIDVNLNGVIRTVSAALPHVIERRGYVLVVASLASFTILPGMAAYCSSKAGAEAFANVLRLEVAHLGVKVGSAHPSWIDTDLVRDTEDDLPTFRQARKELPGPLGSTTSVEACAVAFADGIARRKRRVYVPRSLAVFQALRTVVISPLGDLPIRLRGRKMVPQMEDEVRALGRSFGRATVAHGGDERAVAAKAAARRDRTPA, from the coding sequence ATGGGGAAGAGCGTGGAGGGCAAGGTCGTCCTGATCACCGGCGCGGCGCGCGGGATCGGGGCCGAGACGGCGCGGGTGCTGGCCCGCCGCGGCGCGCGGCTGTCGCTCGTCGGGATGGAGCCCGATCGGCTGCGCGCGCTGGCGGACGAGCTGAACGCGACGGGCCGCGGCGGCCACGTGTGGTTCGAGGCGGACGTGACGGACCAGGAGGCGGTCGACGCGGCGGTCGCCGGCACCGTCGACGCCCTGGGCGGCATCGACGTCGTGATGGCCAACGCGGGGATCGCGAACAACGGAACGGTGCGCATCAACCCCGCCGACGCCCTCGTCCGGACGATCGACGTCAACCTGAACGGCGTCATCCGCACGGTCAGCGCGGCGCTCCCGCACGTGATCGAGCGCCGGGGCTACGTCCTCGTCGTCGCGTCGCTCGCCTCGTTCACGATCCTGCCCGGCATGGCGGCGTACTGCTCCTCGAAGGCCGGCGCGGAGGCGTTCGCGAACGTGCTGCGCCTGGAGGTTGCCCACCTGGGCGTGAAGGTCGGCTCGGCCCACCCGAGCTGGATCGACACGGACCTGGTCCGCGACACCGAGGACGACCTGCCGACGTTCCGGCAGGCGCGCAAGGAGCTGCCTGGCCCGCTCGGCTCGACGACCTCGGTCGAGGCGTGCGCCGTGGCGTTCGCCGACGGCATCGCGCGGCGGAAGCGTCGCGTCTACGTGCCGCGCTCGCTGGCGGTCTTCCAGGCGCTGCGCACCGTCGTGATCAGTCCGCTCGGCGACCTGCCGATCCGCCTGCGCGGCCGCAAGATGGTGCCGCAGATGGAGGACGAGGTGCGGGCGCTCGGGCGCTCGTTCGGCCGCGCCACGGTCGCCCACGGCGGCGACGAGCGCGCGGTGGCCGCGAAGGCCGCCGCGCGGCGGGACCGCACCCCGGCGTGA
- a CDS encoding Na-translocating system protein MpsC family protein encodes MTSVPPDPVPESPLQAISNALAQIYKAQFGRGPTKIRTHFAGPDTVVCVLEDTQTTAERRLVARGESQRLRDARLFLQAAAEDELRAAVQEATGRAVRAFVSGCDPAADASAEVFLLEPEG; translated from the coding sequence TTGACCTCCGTCCCGCCCGACCCCGTCCCCGAGAGCCCGCTGCAGGCGATCTCGAACGCGCTGGCCCAGATCTACAAGGCCCAGTTCGGTCGGGGCCCGACGAAGATCAGGACGCACTTCGCCGGCCCCGACACGGTCGTCTGCGTCCTCGAGGACACCCAGACGACGGCGGAGCGTCGGCTCGTCGCGCGGGGCGAGTCGCAGCGTCTGCGGGACGCGCGCCTGTTCCTGCAGGCTGCGGCCGAGGACGAGCTGCGCGCGGCGGTGCAGGAGGCGACCGGCCGCGCCGTGCGGGCCTTCGTGAGCGGCTGCGACCCGGCGGCGGACGCGTCCGCCGAGGTCTTCCTGCTCGAGCCCGAGGGCTAG
- a CDS encoding HAD hydrolase family protein, producing MTRAAYLDLDGTLLDPGGRIVPDTLRAVEHVRAAGWLPVLLTGRSRWVAVAIGRTLGIADVICELGAVLVVDGQAHAAIPGALPVPREALVRALAALPAEQHEPDAPRMAGVVLRSAAPAEALTAALASAGLNGWQAVDNGPSHRPLADGRAARVVHLLPTGVDKTAGLRRHLAHRGLDAAAAGVVGDSPADVACADAVPATVVVRSADAQALRAADARGLRVTDAPGATGALEAVRALTASRAAVTAAG from the coding sequence GTGACCCGCGCGGCGTACCTCGACCTGGACGGCACCCTGCTGGACCCCGGCGGCCGGATCGTGCCCGACACGCTCCGCGCCGTCGAGCACGTGCGGGCCGCCGGCTGGCTGCCGGTCCTGCTGACCGGTCGGTCGCGGTGGGTGGCCGTGGCGATCGGGCGCACCCTCGGGATCGCGGACGTGATCTGCGAGCTCGGGGCCGTGCTCGTCGTCGACGGGCAGGCGCACGCCGCGATCCCCGGCGCGCTCCCGGTGCCGCGGGAGGCGCTGGTGCGGGCGCTCGCGGCGCTCCCCGCCGAGCAGCACGAGCCCGACGCGCCGCGGATGGCGGGCGTCGTCCTGCGCAGCGCCGCGCCGGCCGAGGCGCTGACCGCCGCGCTGGCGTCCGCCGGCCTGAACGGCTGGCAGGCGGTCGACAACGGCCCGAGCCACCGCCCGCTCGCGGACGGCCGCGCCGCACGCGTCGTCCACCTGCTGCCGACCGGGGTGGACAAGACCGCGGGCCTGCGGCGGCACCTGGCGCACCGGGGCCTGGACGCCGCCGCCGCAGGGGTCGTCGGCGACTCGCCCGCCGACGTCGCGTGCGCCGACGCCGTGCCGGCCACCGTGGTGGTGCGCTCCGCCGACGCGCAGGCCCTGCGGGCCGCGGACGCGCGCGGCCTGCGGGTGACGGACGCGCCCGGGGCGACCGGGGCGCTCGAGGCGGTGCGGGCGCTGACGGCGTCGCGCGCCGCCGTGACCGCCGCGGGGTGA
- a CDS encoding glucosyl-3-phosphoglycerate synthase, producing the protein MPAFPESPSPRAPRATVPAPAHAVQDREVATWLARRRHHHGAYPLERLASVADAARVSVVIPAKRTADTIGRILDVTVAPLVAAGVVDEVVVVDAASDDGTARVAAAHGARVVQESAVRPDVGPCRGKGDAMWRALHVTDGDVVAFLDADTADPDPAHLRGIVGPLLTDPTVAMVRGAFDRPYRTASGRTEPHGGGRVTELMARPLLNLHRPLLSGFRQPLAGEFAARRTLLEALPFPVGYGVEVSTLMDALDRVGLDALAEVDLGERQNRHQPLRDLGLMAYAVLCAVERRIDRDAAAPVGLRLPWEDGAVRAVPVDERPPVAAGRAATGPRDGAAAALAASAPGRAARPAAVRCAP; encoded by the coding sequence TTGCCTGCCTTCCCCGAATCCCCGTCTCCGCGTGCGCCCCGGGCGACCGTCCCCGCTCCTGCGCACGCCGTCCAGGACCGCGAGGTCGCCACCTGGCTGGCCCGTCGCCGCCACCACCACGGCGCGTACCCGCTCGAGCGCCTGGCGTCCGTCGCCGACGCCGCGCGGGTCAGCGTCGTGATCCCCGCCAAGCGCACCGCGGACACGATCGGCCGGATCCTCGACGTGACCGTGGCCCCGCTCGTCGCCGCGGGCGTCGTGGACGAGGTCGTCGTGGTCGACGCGGCCTCGGACGACGGCACGGCCCGGGTCGCCGCCGCGCACGGCGCCCGGGTCGTGCAGGAGAGCGCCGTGCGCCCCGACGTGGGCCCGTGCCGTGGGAAGGGCGACGCGATGTGGCGCGCCCTGCACGTGACGGACGGCGACGTCGTCGCGTTCCTGGACGCGGACACCGCCGATCCCGACCCCGCGCACCTGCGCGGCATCGTCGGCCCGCTGCTCACCGACCCGACGGTCGCGATGGTGCGTGGGGCGTTCGACCGGCCGTACCGCACGGCGTCCGGCCGGACCGAGCCGCACGGCGGAGGACGCGTCACCGAGCTGATGGCGCGGCCGCTGCTCAACCTGCACCGGCCGCTGCTGTCGGGGTTCCGTCAGCCGCTGGCCGGCGAGTTCGCGGCGCGACGGACGCTGCTCGAGGCGCTGCCCTTCCCGGTGGGCTACGGCGTCGAGGTCTCCACCCTCATGGACGCCCTGGACCGCGTCGGCCTGGACGCCCTGGCCGAGGTCGACCTGGGCGAGCGGCAGAACCGCCACCAGCCGCTGCGCGACCTGGGCCTGATGGCCTACGCCGTGCTGTGCGCCGTCGAGCGCCGGATCGACCGGGACGCCGCGGCCCCCGTCGGGCTGCGGCTGCCGTGGGAGGACGGCGCCGTGCGCGCGGTGCCCGTCGACGAGCGGCCGCCCGTCGCCGCCGGCCGGGCCGCCACGGGGCCGCGGGACGGGGCGGCCGCGGCCCTGGCGGCGTCGGCGCCGGGGCGGGCCGCGCGGCCGGCCGCGGTGCGGTGCGCCCCGTGA
- a CDS encoding SigB/SigF/SigG family RNA polymerase sigma factor has product MNRNEQRDLALLRRYHRYGDLRARDELVERALPLVRSLARPYSGKGEPFDDLVQVGCVGLIKAIDRFDASTGHRFVSFAAPNITGEIKRHFRDHSWSIHVPRSIQELDAKVERATARMQARTGREPTVAQLAAELEESPERIEEALRGGQGYRAMSLDRPVGEDGDAMDLTGAVDPEFVRAEHRHLIRECCGDLDARDRKIVRMRFVEDRLQREIAAEVGVSQMQVSRLLRRALTRMRDRAENGDVAGMPATHDADAEAVAA; this is encoded by the coding sequence ATGAACCGCAACGAGCAGCGCGATCTCGCGCTCCTCCGGCGCTACCACCGGTACGGAGATCTCCGTGCCCGCGACGAGCTCGTGGAGCGCGCGCTCCCGCTCGTTCGCTCCCTGGCCCGACCCTACTCCGGCAAGGGCGAGCCGTTCGACGACCTCGTCCAGGTCGGGTGCGTCGGGCTGATCAAGGCGATCGACCGCTTCGACGCCTCCACCGGTCACCGCTTCGTCTCGTTCGCCGCCCCGAACATCACCGGCGAGATCAAGCGCCACTTCCGCGACCACTCGTGGTCGATCCACGTCCCCCGGTCGATCCAGGAGCTCGACGCCAAGGTCGAGCGCGCCACCGCGCGGATGCAGGCGCGGACGGGACGCGAGCCCACGGTGGCGCAGCTGGCCGCCGAGCTCGAGGAGTCGCCCGAGCGGATCGAGGAGGCCCTGCGCGGCGGCCAGGGCTACCGCGCGATGTCGCTCGACCGGCCGGTCGGCGAGGACGGCGACGCGATGGACCTGACCGGCGCCGTGGATCCCGAGTTCGTGCGCGCGGAGCACCGCCACCTGATCCGCGAGTGCTGCGGGGACCTCGACGCCCGGGACCGTAAGATCGTGCGCATGCGCTTCGTCGAGGATCGCCTGCAGCGCGAGATCGCGGCCGAGGTCGGCGTCTCGCAGATGCAGGTGTCGCGCCTGCTCCGCCGGGCCCTGACCCGGATGCGCGACCGCGCCGAGAACGGCGACGTCGCGGGCATGCCCGCCACGCACGACGCCGACGCGGAGGC